The Coffea eugenioides isolate CCC68of chromosome 8, Ceug_1.0, whole genome shotgun sequence genome has a segment encoding these proteins:
- the LOC113779988 gene encoding disease resistance protein RPM1-like: MGRNCCLFCAASLSTFLHEEGRLLGGLRREVQFIMDELEQMRAFLREAEAREEDAQPTLQQWIKQVRDAAYDTEDILDDFVARFARHRATGFYGSVRRIFSSIKNLRARHRVASEIQSIKSRIESISKAHKRYKSDYGISAQASNSISAVNNTTWRYSRDDALLVEEAKLVGIDQPKKRLISQLLERDDYQLKVVSVVGMGGLGKTTLVKKVYEDLEVRRHFPVRAWVTVSQTCDFQDLLKDLIRQLHKEGKKPVPQSIESLNTTELKEFIKDFLQQAGRYAIVFDDIWDVEFWNAIKFVLPESSHGNRVMLTTRKADVASASCTESLGYIHRMEPLSFEDSWTLFCNKIFKGNSCPGHLMDVAKGVLDKCEGLPLAILAISGLLALKDVNRTEEWEMVRCSLGGELEGAGKLDRVRKILSLSYGDLPWHLKTCLLYTSIFPEDYEIDCYELINLWIAERFVEWREGMRIEDIAWGYLSELVSRSLIQVTDVFYEGSPDYCRIHDLLREVILLKSREQNLVTITTGQPTMWPSDKVRRLVVHSSSSNNTPHHQQRQNYCFDHLRSFVTIESTNPLLFKTLLSEVLGSSKLLKVLDFGGQETEEEIPNEIFKMFHLKYLHLGGTRVERVPKAIGKLQHLEYLNLADTRVRELPMEILKLQKLRVLRVYQQVDPSDDDYGYHGFKAPSNMGGLLALETLNSIDASSGSTIVKEIGKLTQLRELYITMLRREDGKELCSSLANLTSLRELSVASVGNGDDLEIIDLNHRHPSRSSSSSCSFLQSLRLLILGGRLEKMPRWVAHLHSLVRIDLDWSKLRGEEDPLESLQHLPNLGEINFCGSYQGEGLCFKAGGFLNLKRMYLKRMEGLRWLRVEEGALPRLQNLILERLPLLEELPLGIQHLSHLQQLYLSEMSSEMIEKVENQKEGSEDYTRIAHIPEILIGYYTDDGEWRDRWLWAEKKKTYNLS, encoded by the coding sequence ATGGGCAGAAACTGTTGTCTCTTTTGTGCTGCGTCACTCTCAACTTTTCTGCACGAGGAGGGACGACTATTGGGAGGGCTTCGGCGAGAGGTCCAATTCATCATGGATGAGTTGGAGCAAATGAGAGCTTTCCTGCGAGAGGCAGAAGCAAGAGAAGAAGATGCTCAACCCACGCTCCAACAATGGATCAAGCAAGTGCGAGATGCTGCTTATGACACTGAGGACATTCTTGATGACTTTGTAGCTCGCTTTGCTCGGCATCGCGCAACAGGATTCTACGGCTCTGTTCGGAGAATTTTCAGCTCCATCAAGAATTTGAGAGCTCGTCATCGAGTTGCCAGCGAAATACAAAGCATCAAGTCCAGAATCGAAAGTATTTCTAAAGCTCATAAAAGATACAAATCCGACTATGGTATCTCTGCCCAAGCGTCCAACTCAATTTCTGCTGTGAACAACACAACATGGCGCTATAGCAGAGATGACGCACTGCTTGTGGAAGAAGCTAAATTGGTTGGCATCGACCAGCCCAAGAAACGTCTTATTTCTCAGCTCCTCGAAAGGGATGATTACCAACTAAAAGTTGTTTCAGTGGTTGGTATGGGAGGACTTGGCAAAACTACCCTAGTGAAAAAAGTCTATGAGGATCTTGAAGTCAGAAGGCATTTCCCAGTTCGTGCTTGGGTAACTGTCTCTCAAACATGCGACTTTCAGGATCTCCTGAAAGACTTGATTCGGCAGTTACACAAGGAAGGGAAGAAACCAGTCCCACAATCGATCGAGTCTTTGAATACCACTGAGCTGAAAGAAtttatcaaagattttcttcaacaagctGGAAGGTATGCAATTGTTTTTGATGATATATGGGACGTGGAATTTTGGAATGCCATCAAATTTGTACTGCCGGAGAGTAGCCACGGCAACCGTGTCATGCTAACAACTCGAAAAGCTGATGTAGCCTCTGCCTCCTGTACAGAATCTCTAGGTTATATCCACAGAATGGAGCCACTGTCCTTTGAAGATTCGTGGACCTTGTTTTGTAACAAGATCTTTAAGGGAAATAGTTGCCCTGGCCATTTGATGGATGTTGCCAAAGGTGTATTGGATAAATGTGAGGGCTTGCCCCTTGCGATTCTTGCAATCAGTGGGCTTTTGGCTTTgaaagatgtaaatagaacagAGGAATGGGAGATGGTTCGATGCAGTCTTGGGGGTGAATTAGAAGGCGCGGGTAAGCTGGACAGAGTTAGAAAGATACTCTCTCTTAGTTATGGTGATTTGCCTTGGCATCTAAAGACATGCCTGTTGTACACAAGTATCTTCCCAGAGGATTATGAAATAGACTGCTATGAACTAATTAATTTGTGGATTGCTGAAAGGTTTGTAGAATGGAGAGAAGGAATGAGGATTGAAGATATAGCCTGGGGTTATCTCAGTGAACTCGTCAGCAGAAGCCTAATTCAAGTGACTGACGTGTTTTATGAAGGATCGCCCGACTATTGTCGAATCCATGACCTATTGAGAGAAGTTATTCTTCTCAAGTCAAGGGAACAAAACTTGGTCACAATTACCACTGGACAACCAACGATGTGGCCGTCCGACAAGGTACGCCGTCTAGTAGTCCATAGTAGCAGCAGTAACAATACCCCGCACCACCAACAAAGACAAAATTATTGCTTTGACCACCTTCGTTCATTCGTTACGATTGAATCCACGAACCCGCTACTATTCAAAACGTTGTTATCGGAAGTTTTAGGGAGCAGTAAGCTGTTAAAGGTTTTGGATTTCGGTGGTCAAGAGACAGAGGAGGAAATACCAAATGAGATTTTCAAGATGTTTCATCTCAAGTATCTACACCTAGGGGGTACGAGAGTGGAGAGAGTCCCAAAAGCCATTGGGAAGCTTCAACATTTGGAGTATCTGAATTTGGCTGACACAAGAGTTAGGGAATTACCCATGGAAATCCTAAAGCTGCAAAAACTTCGGGTTCTCAGAGTATATCAACAAGTTGATCCTTCAGATGATGATTATGGATATCACGGATTTAAAGCTCCCTCGAATATGGGCGGGCTTCTTGCCCTAGAAACATTAAACAGCATAGATGCAAGTAGTGGATCCACAATAGTCAAGGAGATAGGAAAGCTGACCCAATTAAGAGAGTTATATATTACAATGTTGAGAAGAGAAGATGGAAAAGAGCTCTGCTCCTCCCTTGCCAACCTCACCAGTCTTCGGGAATTAAGCGTTGCTTCAGTTGGAAATGGTGATGATCTTGAGATAATCGATCTAAATCATCGTCATCCTTCTcgttcatcatcttcttcttgttcGTTTCTTCAATCTCTTCGTCTGCTGATTTTGGGTGGCCGCTTAGAAAAGATGCCACGATGGGTAGCTCATCTTCACAGCTTGGTAAGAATAGATTTGGATTGGAGCAAGTTAAGGGGTGAGGAGGATCCGCTTGAATCCCTCCAACATTTGCCCAATTTGGGTGAAATTAACTTCTGTGGATCTTACCAGGGAGAAGGGTTGTGCTTCAAGGCTGGAGGATTCCTAAATCTGAAGCGGATGTACTTAAAGAGAATGGAAGGGTTGAGATGGTTGAGAGTGGAGGAGGGTGCACTGCCTCGTCTCCAAAATCTTATTCTAGAACGACTTCCATTACTGGAGGAATTACCATTGGGTATTCAGCACTTGAGCCATCTTCAACAGCTGTATTTGTCTGAGATGAGTTCTGAAATGATAGAAAAGGTAGAGAATCAGAAGGAAGGAAGTGAAGATTACACAAGAATCGCACACATTCCTGAAATTCTCATTGGTTACTATACAGATGATGGGGAATGGAGAGACCGCTGGCTGTGGGCCGAGAAGAAGAAAACATATAATCTTTCCTAG
- the LOC113779990 gene encoding LRR receptor-like serine/threonine-protein kinase GSO1, which translates to MERILRRYFPLAVLFQHFPMACLANIETNIATDQSALVAFKEHILSDPYLVLEDNWTANTSVCDWIGVTCGIQHHRVTALNISFTGLTGSIPPHLGNLYFLVSLDLSGNNFLENLSRLRRLRSLEIFRHGKIPEVMGDLQNLRVLNLQYNPLTGSIPSIIFNISALEIIVLSGNNLPGNLPPDMCNDLPSLTGLYLTSNKFNGQLPSNLTACSVIQLLSLSSNEFSGQIPTEYGALKKLEGLYLARNSLIGFCAESVAPVSLRTTVAGISLFLGHLLILIG; encoded by the exons ATGGAGAGAATACTTCGGCGTTACTTTCCTCTTGCAGTTCTGTTCCAGCATTTTCCGATGGCTTGCTTAGCCAACATAGAAACCAATATTGCCACTGATCAATCTGCTCTTGTTGCTTTTAAAGAGCACATATTATCAGACCCTTACCTAGTCCTGGAAGACAACTGGACTGCTAATACTTCTGTTTGTGATTGGATTGGAGTCACTTGTGGCATCCAACATCATAGAGTAACTGCTTTAAACATATCATTCACGGGTTTGACAGGCAGCATTCCTCCCCATCTGGGGaacttgtattttcttgtttctttggaCCTGAGCGGTAACAATTTCCTGGAGAATTTGTCCCGCTTGCGACGCCTGAGGTCACTGGAGATATTCCGTCATG GTAAGATTCCTGAAGTGATGGGAGATCTACAAAACCTGAGGGTACTAAATTTGCAGTATAACCCGCTTACAGGGTCTATACCATCCATCATTTTCAACATTTCAGCGTTAGAAATTATTGTTCTCTCAGGAAATAACTTACCTGGTAATCTCCCTCCAGACATGTGCAATGATCTCCCAAGTCTCACAGGGCTTTATTTAACCTCAAATAAGTTTAATGGCCAGTTGCCATCAAATTTAACTGCTTGTTCAGTAATTCAACTATTGTCATTGTCATCAAATGAATTTAGCGGACAGATACCAACGGAATATGGAGCCTTGAAGAAGCTGGAGGGGCTGTATCTTGCCCGAAACAGTTTAATAG GCTTTTGTGCTGAAAGTGTTGCTCCTGTTAGTCTCCGAACTACTGTTGctggaatttcccttttcttgGGTCATTTGCTGATTTTGATAGGATGA
- the LOC113779989 gene encoding thaumatin-like protein 1 codes for MKLSVLPLLLLVVSFLSSSFACTFTVANYCPFTIWPGTLAGSETPQLPTTGFQLQSGQSLRIPAVPGWSGRIWGRIGCTFDASGVGSCQTGDCGGRLECDGMGATPPASLFEITLGTGDDKDFYDVSIVDGYNLPLIALPLFADFSLFPLQFIC; via the coding sequence ATGAAACTTTCCGTGTTACCGTTATTGCTGCTGGTGGTCTCTTTCTTGTCTAGCTCTTTTGCCTGCACATTTACCGTAGCAAACTACTGCCCCTTCACTATATGGCCCGGTACATTAGCCGGTTCAGAGACGCCGCAGCTCCCAACCACCGGATTCCAACTGCAATCGGGGCAAAGCCTGAGAATCCCAGCTGTCCCGGGGTGGTCAGGTCGCATTTGGGGAAGAATTGGGTGCACATTCGACGCATCGGGTGTGGGGTCCTGTCAAACAGGGGACTGCGGGGGAAGGCTGGAATGCGACGGCATGGGCGCAACGCCTCCTGCCTCGCTCTTCGAGATAACCCTCGGCACTGGAGATGACAAGGATTTCTACGACGTCAGCATCGTCGACGGCTACAACCTGCCGCTCATTGCGCTGCCGCTCTTTGCAGACTTCTCTCTCTTCCCTTTGCAATTCATTTGTTGA